A genomic stretch from Puntigrus tetrazona isolate hp1 chromosome 6, ASM1883169v1, whole genome shotgun sequence includes:
- the shroom2a gene encoding protein Shroom2 isoform X2 yields the protein MDTINQYPTDSGFTEGDHRILYSSERAGSFDEHHGNGEGWKVVDVTLSGGAPWGFTLRGGLEHREPLLITKVEEGSKAAIARLQVGDELINVNNISLSGYRQEAICLIKGSHKTLSLVVKRKMKMVDIVAQKMPSESDVHMARSFLTKILRSSMRRNEPMSRPHSWHATKFNESHSDAKIQSTPSPVWQTRYDASSFSSELSTGWEQTNLRRASDQFSSLGSMDSLEHSSHPYPPGRLSPSKSNNNSIEHLGGGKRDSAYSSFSTSSGTPDYTLSKSNAASTENMLYKINQWDSSGRHSNGRHSQSLSEGVRQDERLGYLQHLSSSGSHEIPKAEEQPGTRHSRVSIGPVWHVPDMKKSMVSSTPPPTPPTRSDSFAATKVHEKGLITGTSEGLNVHAQLKPQVKALQKAGEIHESTQRSHQVNETGLEGRRDYNLPSKNDSSNPYISSDAHHQYPPHMSSSKTYSLSTTDVRDRHQSHAHVPYHPRQYSDEGTFHAQTRTIPALKPPFSGYFSSMQELPTNIHMQLNSQNQTRKPAASFSGHVGVTSHIAQGMTQASLVRADDSKASSVSEISHSGRDRMSTGSQGGVKDRYFPPQSHHHDTEHKDNNAPFKQSDNHHRIFSAPSNPLNVPDLTKPSELRASQKQHHVSSTEEHSGSYPSSKQPEHRRSAGHLHVKEYSQHPFPTTSESKICPQKTPMLYSLAQEHNDVEDCQNEIHSGSAPQEPLDSQSGKQARRSDRFATTLRNEIQMRRAQLQKSRSAATLESPVEVVEEPAVWKTTGTSSPSSDGCFSSSYKDHLKEAQARVLQATSFRRKDLEPVLFEHPGTEGPTRKDTPPLPGVSEVPPTKPTSGSNQVLRIGSRKRFSAERKVRSFSEPDKIHEVGANESSGLPDNAASLENRHRLFEVAGKPAFPKPMPKQNLQISEDTRHSKTGGMHFSAKSDTAGWSNSESSTPTEHHLNEGQDGPHSVNQQAMLEQQRLGTFAEYEAKWNIQRKAAEPRVSGRYHSADNILDTGSERRSKPSCVHERSRSSPSADFYGQKLLVQEKKSADYSKPEKNICEQEKNSTRLNEKGYSELVCKEKPEAPPLALPEDLEKRALDPPSSHHKTAHHFSDHSTRSEPSAPSKNKSSVLLPHLEKYKCPEGTPPPLSNFQEVQSGSRGGGVLASLSPVNNQSSAPLSVPVPWKSSEQHSKGPTREEELQQELVPPPFPPPPPPAVLPTQQTAGPTQPTMEGQRSPSPQFAPQRLTDKPPVSVSIQDEAPGRMDRVKDENTSVKKVPIKIVHSESDTEKESRQYLDLPIETPVSSQGHGVTHLQSLGNPDQSYSLFCTYTRQKDQGPDLREADMGPLKDQGPQTNVNPVSYTLHGLQTSPSSDQSSNGVSLHPSQSQDDEKRKELVRDIMDKDKSLVDILDQSKMKTTMDLMEGIFPQGEQLLEEAQQRRKAAPKQLSPRNSVEKKEEDSMVAATALVTNSTYYSTSAPKAELLIKMKDMQEQSVEHNSEEELEEDNESDLASKKHELIDSLSKKLQVLREAQESLQEDVQDNNALGEDVEAIVQGVCKTNELEKFRMFVGDLDKVVNLLLSLSGRLARVENALNSLEEDASLEERRTLTEKRKLLIRQHEDAKELKENLDRRERVVYDILASYLSEENMADYEHFVKMKSALIIEQRKLEDKIKLGEEQLKCLMDSLPMDQRTTN from the exons GTGGAAGAGGGCAGCAAGGCCGCAATCGCGAGACTGCAGGTTGGAGATGAGCTCATCAACGTCAACAACATTTCTCTCAGCGGCTACAGACAAGAAGCCATCTGCCTAATCAAGGGCTCCCACAAGACCCTCAGCCTGGTGGTGAAAAG GAAGATGAAAATGGTGGATATTGTAGCACAGAAAATGCCATCAGAGAGTGACGTGCATATGGCCCGGAGCTTTCTCACGAAGATTTTACGAAGTTCCATGAG AAGAAATGAACCCATGAGCAGACCTCACTCTTGGCATGCCACCAAGTTTAACGAGAGCCACTCAGATGCCAAAATCCAGTCCACACCCTCACCAGTCTGGCAAACAAGATATGATGCAAG ttcatTCTCTTCTGAACTCTCAACTGGATGGGAGCAAACAAACCTACGGAGAGCATCTGACCAGTTCAGCTCTTTGGGTAGTATGGACAGCCTAGAGCATAGCTCACATCCCTATCCACCTGGTCGTCTTTCCCCAAGCAAGTCCAACAATAACAGCATTGAACATTTAGGCGGTGGTAAACGAGACTCTGCATACAGCTCCTTTTCTACAAGCTCAGGAACACCAGATTACACACTGTCCAAAAGTAACGCTGCATCAACTGAGAACATGCTGTACAAAATTAATCAGTGGGACTCAAGTGGCAGGCACAGCAATGGCAGACATAGCCAAAGCCTAAGTGAAGGTGTACGACAAGATGAGAGGCTTGGATACTTGCAGCATCTCTCAAGTTCAGGAAGCCATGAGATCCCAAAAGCTGAAGAACAACCAGGCACTCGGCATTCAAGAGTTAGTATTGGACCAGTCTGGCATGTCCCAGATATGAAGAAAAGCATGGTATCCTCCACCCCACCTCCTACTCCACCGACACGCAGTGATAGTTTTGCTGCTACCAAGGTTCATGAGAAGGGGTTGATTACAGGAACCTCTGAGGGCCTTAATGTTCATGCCCAGTTAAAGCCTCAGGTAAAAGCATTGCAAAAAGCAGGAGAAATCCATGAAAGCACACAAAGATCTCACCAAGTCAACGAGACTGGTCTTGAGGGTCGACGTGATTATAACCTGCCATCTAAAAATGATTCCTCAAATCCCTACATTTCATCTGATGCCCATCATCAATATCCACCCCATATGTCATCAAGCAAAACATACTCCCTATCAACGACAGACGTCCGAGATAGACACCAATCCCATGCCCATGTTCCATACCATCCACGGCAGTACAGCGACGAGGGTACTTTCCACGCTCAAACAAGGACAATACCAGCACTAAAACCTCCATTTAGTGGCTACTTTAGCAGTATGCAGGAGCTGCCTACAAACATCCACATGCAACTCAATAGCCAGAATCAAACTAGAAAGCCAGCTGCATCATTTTCCGGTCATGTTGGCGTTACCTCTCATATTGCTCAGGGAATGACCCAGGCATCTTTAGTGAGAGCTGATGACTCTAAAGCGTCTTCAGTCTCAGAAATTTCTCACAGTGGACGGGACAGGATGTCTACAGGTTCTCAAGGAGGAGTAAAAGACCGCTATTTCCCACCTCAGTCACATCACCATGATACAGAGCATAAAGACAACAATGCCCCCTTCAAACAAAGTGACAACCACCATCGCATTTTCTCTGCACCAAGTAATCCCTTGAATGTACCTGATTTAACAAAACCTTCTGAATTGAGGGCGAGCCAAAAGCAACACCATGTGTCTAGCACAGAGGAGCATTCTGGTAGTTATCCCTCAAGTAAGCAGCCCGAGCACAGAAGAAGTGCTGGTCATCTCCATGTTAAAGAGTACTCACAACATCCCTTTCCAACTACAAGCGAGTCAAAGATATGTCCTCAGAAAACCCCTATGCTTTATTCTCTGGCCCAAGAACACAATGATGTGGAGGACTGTCAAAATGAGATCCACAGTGGAAGTGCACCACAGGAACCCCTTGACAGTCAGAGTGGCAAACAGGCACGGAGAAGTGACCGATTTGCCACCACCTTGCGCAATGAGATCCAGATGAGAAGGGCCCAGCTTCAGAAGAGTCGAAGTGCAGCCACTTTAGAAAGTCCGGTTGAAGTTGTAGAAGAGCCTGCAGTCTGGAAGACCACTGGGACTTCATCTCCCTCCTCGGATGGCTGCTTTTCCAGCTCTTATAAAGACCATCTGAAAGAAGCGCAAGCCAGAGTCCTCCAGGCTACATCCTTTAGGAGGAAAGACCTAGAGCCAGTCTTGTTTGAGCATCCAGGTACTGAGGGTCCCACTCGGAAAGACACACCTCCACTTCCAGGTGTCTCCGAGGTCCCACCTACTAAACCCACCTCAGGGAGTAATCAGGTGCTTCGCATTGGTAGCCGCAAGCGGTTTTCTGCAGAAAGGAAGGTTCGGTCTTTTTCTGAGCCAGATAAAATTCATGAAGTAGGAGCTAATGAGAGCTCTGGTCTGCCTGATAATGCTGCATCCTTGGAAAATCGGCACAGATTATTTGAGGTAGCGGGGAAACCAGCTTTCCCTAAGCCTATGCCAAAGCAAAACCTACAGATATCTGAAGACACCAGACATTCCAAAACTGGAGGCATGCACTTTTCTGCAAAGAGTGACACAGCAGGGTGGAGTAACAGTGAAAGCTCAACACCCACTGAACACCACCTTAATGAAGGTCAGGATGGCCCTCATTCGGTGAACCAACAAGCCATGCTAGAACAACAGCGACTTGGCACCTTTGCGGAGTACGAGGCCAAATGGAACATCCAAAGGAAAGCGGCCGAACCAAGGGTATCTGGACGATACCACTCCGCTGATAACATCCTTGATACAGGAAGTGAGAGACGGAGTAAGCCCTCCTGTGTGCATGAAAGATCTAGATCGTCCCCTTCTGCTGACTTCTATGGACAG AAACTTCTAGTTCAAGAAAAGAAGTCAGCTGATTATTCTAAGCCTGAGAAAAATATCTGCGAACAGGAGAAGAATAGTACAAG gttaaatGAGAAAGGGTACAGTGAACTCGTATGCAAGGAGAAACCAGAAGCACCTCCTTTGGCTTTGCCTGAAGACCTGGAGAAAAGGGCTTTAGATCCACCTTCCAGTCATCATAAAACTGCTCACCATTTCTCTGACCATAGCACTCGCAGTGAACCATCAGCCCCCTCCAAAAACAAGAGCTCTGTTCTTTTGCCCCATCTGGAGAAGTACAAATGCCCTGAGGGCACACCTCCTCCTCTTAGCAATTTTCAGGAGGTCCAGTCTGGATCACGAGGGGGAGGAGTCTTGGCCTCACTTTCTCCTGTCAACAATCAAAGCTCTGCCCCTCTCTCAGTCCCCGTTCCCTGGAAGAGTTCAGAGCAGCACAGCAAAGGGCCAACACGGGAGGAGGAGCTACAACAAGAGCTTGTGCCTCCTCCCTTTCCACCTCCTCCCCCTCCAGCTGTCCTGCCCACCCAACAAACCGCTGGCCCGACCCAACCCACCATGGAGGGGCAGCGTTCGCCCTCGCCCCAGTTTGCTCCCCAGAGACTGACTGACAAGCCCCCTGTCTCCGTCTCCATAcaggatgaagctcctggaag GATGGATAGGGTTAAAGATGAGAACACGTCAGTGAAGAAAGTTCCCATTAAGATTGTCCACTCCGAGAGtgacacagaaaaagaaagtcgACAATATCTTGACTTGCCCATCGAGACCCCTGTCAGCTCTCAAGGACATGGAGTAACTCATCTGCAGAGTCTGGGAAACCCGGATCAGTCATACTCTCTGTTCTGTACTTACACCAGGCAAAAAGACCAGGGGCCTGATTTGAGAGAAGCAGATATGGGCCCTCTGAAAGACCAGGGTCCACAAACCAATGTGAACCCAGTATCATATACGTTACATGGCCTGCAGACGTCTCCTTCGTCGGATCAAAGCAGCAACGGAGTGTCTTTACATCCCTCGCAGTCACAAGATGAcgaaaaaagaaaggagctTGTTAGAGACATAATGGACAAGGACAAGTCCCTAGTGGACATTTTAGACCAGAGTAAGATGAAGACCACCATGGATCTGATGGAGGGGATTTTCCCTCAAGGAGAGCAGTTACTGGAAGAGGCCCAACAGCGCAGGAAAGCTGCACCTAAACAGCTTTCTCCTCGCAACTCTGTGGAGaa AAAAGAGGAGGACAGCATGGTGGCGGCCACTGCTTTAGTGACTAATTCAACCTACTACAGTACATCTGCACccaaagcagagctgctgattAAGATGAAGGACATGCAGGAACAGAGTGTTGAGCACAACTcagaggaggagctggaggaggacAATGAAAGCGATCTTGCCAGCAAGAAG CATGAGTTGATTGACAGTCTCAGCAAGAAGTTGCAGGTGCTGAGGGAAGCTCAGGAGAGTCTACAGGAGGACGTGCAAGACAACAACGCTCTTGGGGAGGATGTGGAGGCCATCGTGCAGGGTGTCTGCAAGACAAATGAACTCGAAAAGTTCCGTATGTTCGTTGGTGATCTCGATAAAGTGGTCAACCTTCTGCTGTCTTTGTCTGGACGCTTGGCCAGAGTAGAGAACGCCCTGAACAGCCTAGAAGAAGACGCCTCACTGGAGGAGAGG CGGACACTGACAGAGAAACGCAAGCTGCTGATTCGTCAACATGAGGATGCCAAGGAGCTAAAGGAGAACCTCGACAGGAGAGAACGGGTCGTCTACGACATCCTGGCGAGTTACCTGTCAGAAGAGAATATGGCTGACTACGAGCACTTTGTGAAGATGAAGTCTGCCCTTATTATTGAGCAGCGCAAACTCGAGGACAAGATCAAACTGGGGGAGGAGCAGCTCAAGTGTCTGATGGACAGTCTCCCAATGGACCAGAGGACAACCAACTGA
- the shroom2a gene encoding protein Shroom2 isoform X1 produces the protein MDTINQYPTDSGFTEGDHRILYSSERAGSFDEHHGNGEGWKVVDVTLSGGAPWGFTLRGGLEHREPLLITKVEEGSKAAIARLQVGDELINVNNISLSGYRQEAICLIKGSHKTLSLVVKRKMKMVDIVAQKMPSESDVHMARSFLTKILRSSMRRNEPMSRPHSWHATKFNESHSDAKIQSTPSPVWQTRYDASSFSSELSTGWEQTNLRRASDQFSSLGSMDSLEHSSHPYPPGRLSPSKSNNNSIEHLGGGKRDSAYSSFSTSSGTPDYTLSKSNAASTENMLYKINQWDSSGRHSNGRHSQSLSEGVRQDERLGYLQHLSSSGSHEIPKAEEQPGTRHSRVSIGPVWHVPDMKKSMVSSTPPPTPPTRSDSFAATKVHEKGLITGTSEGLNVHAQLKPQVKALQKAGEIHESTQRSHQVNETGLEGRRDYNLPSKNDSSNPYISSDAHHQYPPHMSSSKTYSLSTTDVRDRHQSHAHVPYHPRQYSDEGTFHAQTRTIPALKPPFSGYFSSMQELPTNIHMQLNSQNQTRKPAASFSGHVGVTSHIAQGMTQASLVRADDSKASSVSEISHSGRDRMSTGSQGGVKDRYFPPQSHHHDTEHKDNNAPFKQSDNHHRIFSAPSNPLNVPDLTKPSELRASQKQHHVSSTEEHSGSYPSSKQPEHRRSAGHLHVKEYSQHPFPTTSESKICPQKTPMLYSLAQEHNDVEDCQNEIHSGSAPQEPLDSQSGKQARRSDRFATTLRNEIQMRRAQLQKSRSAATLESPVEVVEEPAVWKTTGTSSPSSDGCFSSSYKDHLKEAQARVLQATSFRRKDLEPVLFEHPGTEGPTRKDTPPLPGVSEVPPTKPTSGSNQVLRIGSRKRFSAERKVRSFSEPDKIHEVGANESSGLPDNAASLENRHRLFEVAGKPAFPKPMPKQNLQISEDTRHSKTGGMHFSAKSDTAGWSNSESSTPTEHHLNEGQDGPHSVNQQAMLEQQRLGTFAEYEAKWNIQRKAAEPRVSGRYHSADNILDTGSERRSKPSCVHERSRSSPSADFYGQKLLVQEKKSADYSKPEKNICEQEKNSTRLNEKGYSELVCKEKPEAPPLALPEDLEKRALDPPSSHHKTAHHFSDHSTRSEPSAPSKNKSSVLLPHLEKYKCPEGTPPPLSNFQEVQSGSRGGGVLASLSPVNNQSSAPLSVPVPWKSSEQHSKGPTREEELQQELVPPPFPPPPPPAVLPTQQTAGPTQPTMEGQRSPSPQFAPQRLTDKPPVSVSIQDEAPGRMDRVKDENTSVKKVPIKIVHSESDTEKESRQYLDLPIETPVSSQGHGVTHLQSLGNPDQSYSLFCTYTRQKDQGPDLREADMGPLKDQGPQTNVNPVSYTLHGLQTSPSSDQSSNGVSLHPSQSQDDEKRKELVRDIMDKDKSLVDILDQSKMKTTMDLMEGIFPQGEQLLEEAQQRRKAAPKQLSPRNSVENHLWVFRKEEDSMVAATALVTNSTYYSTSAPKAELLIKMKDMQEQSVEHNSEEELEEDNESDLASKKHELIDSLSKKLQVLREAQESLQEDVQDNNALGEDVEAIVQGVCKTNELEKFRMFVGDLDKVVNLLLSLSGRLARVENALNSLEEDASLEERRTLTEKRKLLIRQHEDAKELKENLDRRERVVYDILASYLSEENMADYEHFVKMKSALIIEQRKLEDKIKLGEEQLKCLMDSLPMDQRTTN, from the exons GTGGAAGAGGGCAGCAAGGCCGCAATCGCGAGACTGCAGGTTGGAGATGAGCTCATCAACGTCAACAACATTTCTCTCAGCGGCTACAGACAAGAAGCCATCTGCCTAATCAAGGGCTCCCACAAGACCCTCAGCCTGGTGGTGAAAAG GAAGATGAAAATGGTGGATATTGTAGCACAGAAAATGCCATCAGAGAGTGACGTGCATATGGCCCGGAGCTTTCTCACGAAGATTTTACGAAGTTCCATGAG AAGAAATGAACCCATGAGCAGACCTCACTCTTGGCATGCCACCAAGTTTAACGAGAGCCACTCAGATGCCAAAATCCAGTCCACACCCTCACCAGTCTGGCAAACAAGATATGATGCAAG ttcatTCTCTTCTGAACTCTCAACTGGATGGGAGCAAACAAACCTACGGAGAGCATCTGACCAGTTCAGCTCTTTGGGTAGTATGGACAGCCTAGAGCATAGCTCACATCCCTATCCACCTGGTCGTCTTTCCCCAAGCAAGTCCAACAATAACAGCATTGAACATTTAGGCGGTGGTAAACGAGACTCTGCATACAGCTCCTTTTCTACAAGCTCAGGAACACCAGATTACACACTGTCCAAAAGTAACGCTGCATCAACTGAGAACATGCTGTACAAAATTAATCAGTGGGACTCAAGTGGCAGGCACAGCAATGGCAGACATAGCCAAAGCCTAAGTGAAGGTGTACGACAAGATGAGAGGCTTGGATACTTGCAGCATCTCTCAAGTTCAGGAAGCCATGAGATCCCAAAAGCTGAAGAACAACCAGGCACTCGGCATTCAAGAGTTAGTATTGGACCAGTCTGGCATGTCCCAGATATGAAGAAAAGCATGGTATCCTCCACCCCACCTCCTACTCCACCGACACGCAGTGATAGTTTTGCTGCTACCAAGGTTCATGAGAAGGGGTTGATTACAGGAACCTCTGAGGGCCTTAATGTTCATGCCCAGTTAAAGCCTCAGGTAAAAGCATTGCAAAAAGCAGGAGAAATCCATGAAAGCACACAAAGATCTCACCAAGTCAACGAGACTGGTCTTGAGGGTCGACGTGATTATAACCTGCCATCTAAAAATGATTCCTCAAATCCCTACATTTCATCTGATGCCCATCATCAATATCCACCCCATATGTCATCAAGCAAAACATACTCCCTATCAACGACAGACGTCCGAGATAGACACCAATCCCATGCCCATGTTCCATACCATCCACGGCAGTACAGCGACGAGGGTACTTTCCACGCTCAAACAAGGACAATACCAGCACTAAAACCTCCATTTAGTGGCTACTTTAGCAGTATGCAGGAGCTGCCTACAAACATCCACATGCAACTCAATAGCCAGAATCAAACTAGAAAGCCAGCTGCATCATTTTCCGGTCATGTTGGCGTTACCTCTCATATTGCTCAGGGAATGACCCAGGCATCTTTAGTGAGAGCTGATGACTCTAAAGCGTCTTCAGTCTCAGAAATTTCTCACAGTGGACGGGACAGGATGTCTACAGGTTCTCAAGGAGGAGTAAAAGACCGCTATTTCCCACCTCAGTCACATCACCATGATACAGAGCATAAAGACAACAATGCCCCCTTCAAACAAAGTGACAACCACCATCGCATTTTCTCTGCACCAAGTAATCCCTTGAATGTACCTGATTTAACAAAACCTTCTGAATTGAGGGCGAGCCAAAAGCAACACCATGTGTCTAGCACAGAGGAGCATTCTGGTAGTTATCCCTCAAGTAAGCAGCCCGAGCACAGAAGAAGTGCTGGTCATCTCCATGTTAAAGAGTACTCACAACATCCCTTTCCAACTACAAGCGAGTCAAAGATATGTCCTCAGAAAACCCCTATGCTTTATTCTCTGGCCCAAGAACACAATGATGTGGAGGACTGTCAAAATGAGATCCACAGTGGAAGTGCACCACAGGAACCCCTTGACAGTCAGAGTGGCAAACAGGCACGGAGAAGTGACCGATTTGCCACCACCTTGCGCAATGAGATCCAGATGAGAAGGGCCCAGCTTCAGAAGAGTCGAAGTGCAGCCACTTTAGAAAGTCCGGTTGAAGTTGTAGAAGAGCCTGCAGTCTGGAAGACCACTGGGACTTCATCTCCCTCCTCGGATGGCTGCTTTTCCAGCTCTTATAAAGACCATCTGAAAGAAGCGCAAGCCAGAGTCCTCCAGGCTACATCCTTTAGGAGGAAAGACCTAGAGCCAGTCTTGTTTGAGCATCCAGGTACTGAGGGTCCCACTCGGAAAGACACACCTCCACTTCCAGGTGTCTCCGAGGTCCCACCTACTAAACCCACCTCAGGGAGTAATCAGGTGCTTCGCATTGGTAGCCGCAAGCGGTTTTCTGCAGAAAGGAAGGTTCGGTCTTTTTCTGAGCCAGATAAAATTCATGAAGTAGGAGCTAATGAGAGCTCTGGTCTGCCTGATAATGCTGCATCCTTGGAAAATCGGCACAGATTATTTGAGGTAGCGGGGAAACCAGCTTTCCCTAAGCCTATGCCAAAGCAAAACCTACAGATATCTGAAGACACCAGACATTCCAAAACTGGAGGCATGCACTTTTCTGCAAAGAGTGACACAGCAGGGTGGAGTAACAGTGAAAGCTCAACACCCACTGAACACCACCTTAATGAAGGTCAGGATGGCCCTCATTCGGTGAACCAACAAGCCATGCTAGAACAACAGCGACTTGGCACCTTTGCGGAGTACGAGGCCAAATGGAACATCCAAAGGAAAGCGGCCGAACCAAGGGTATCTGGACGATACCACTCCGCTGATAACATCCTTGATACAGGAAGTGAGAGACGGAGTAAGCCCTCCTGTGTGCATGAAAGATCTAGATCGTCCCCTTCTGCTGACTTCTATGGACAG AAACTTCTAGTTCAAGAAAAGAAGTCAGCTGATTATTCTAAGCCTGAGAAAAATATCTGCGAACAGGAGAAGAATAGTACAAG gttaaatGAGAAAGGGTACAGTGAACTCGTATGCAAGGAGAAACCAGAAGCACCTCCTTTGGCTTTGCCTGAAGACCTGGAGAAAAGGGCTTTAGATCCACCTTCCAGTCATCATAAAACTGCTCACCATTTCTCTGACCATAGCACTCGCAGTGAACCATCAGCCCCCTCCAAAAACAAGAGCTCTGTTCTTTTGCCCCATCTGGAGAAGTACAAATGCCCTGAGGGCACACCTCCTCCTCTTAGCAATTTTCAGGAGGTCCAGTCTGGATCACGAGGGGGAGGAGTCTTGGCCTCACTTTCTCCTGTCAACAATCAAAGCTCTGCCCCTCTCTCAGTCCCCGTTCCCTGGAAGAGTTCAGAGCAGCACAGCAAAGGGCCAACACGGGAGGAGGAGCTACAACAAGAGCTTGTGCCTCCTCCCTTTCCACCTCCTCCCCCTCCAGCTGTCCTGCCCACCCAACAAACCGCTGGCCCGACCCAACCCACCATGGAGGGGCAGCGTTCGCCCTCGCCCCAGTTTGCTCCCCAGAGACTGACTGACAAGCCCCCTGTCTCCGTCTCCATAcaggatgaagctcctggaag GATGGATAGGGTTAAAGATGAGAACACGTCAGTGAAGAAAGTTCCCATTAAGATTGTCCACTCCGAGAGtgacacagaaaaagaaagtcgACAATATCTTGACTTGCCCATCGAGACCCCTGTCAGCTCTCAAGGACATGGAGTAACTCATCTGCAGAGTCTGGGAAACCCGGATCAGTCATACTCTCTGTTCTGTACTTACACCAGGCAAAAAGACCAGGGGCCTGATTTGAGAGAAGCAGATATGGGCCCTCTGAAAGACCAGGGTCCACAAACCAATGTGAACCCAGTATCATATACGTTACATGGCCTGCAGACGTCTCCTTCGTCGGATCAAAGCAGCAACGGAGTGTCTTTACATCCCTCGCAGTCACAAGATGAcgaaaaaagaaaggagctTGTTAGAGACATAATGGACAAGGACAAGTCCCTAGTGGACATTTTAGACCAGAGTAAGATGAAGACCACCATGGATCTGATGGAGGGGATTTTCCCTCAAGGAGAGCAGTTACTGGAAGAGGCCCAACAGCGCAGGAAAGCTGCACCTAAACAGCTTTCTCCTCGCAACTCTGTGGAGaa TCACCTGTGGGTTTTCAGAAAAGAGGAGGACAGCATGGTGGCGGCCACTGCTTTAGTGACTAATTCAACCTACTACAGTACATCTGCACccaaagcagagctgctgattAAGATGAAGGACATGCAGGAACAGAGTGTTGAGCACAACTcagaggaggagctggaggaggacAATGAAAGCGATCTTGCCAGCAAGAAG CATGAGTTGATTGACAGTCTCAGCAAGAAGTTGCAGGTGCTGAGGGAAGCTCAGGAGAGTCTACAGGAGGACGTGCAAGACAACAACGCTCTTGGGGAGGATGTGGAGGCCATCGTGCAGGGTGTCTGCAAGACAAATGAACTCGAAAAGTTCCGTATGTTCGTTGGTGATCTCGATAAAGTGGTCAACCTTCTGCTGTCTTTGTCTGGACGCTTGGCCAGAGTAGAGAACGCCCTGAACAGCCTAGAAGAAGACGCCTCACTGGAGGAGAGG CGGACACTGACAGAGAAACGCAAGCTGCTGATTCGTCAACATGAGGATGCCAAGGAGCTAAAGGAGAACCTCGACAGGAGAGAACGGGTCGTCTACGACATCCTGGCGAGTTACCTGTCAGAAGAGAATATGGCTGACTACGAGCACTTTGTGAAGATGAAGTCTGCCCTTATTATTGAGCAGCGCAAACTCGAGGACAAGATCAAACTGGGGGAGGAGCAGCTCAAGTGTCTGATGGACAGTCTCCCAATGGACCAGAGGACAACCAACTGA